In Fundidesulfovibrio magnetotacticus, a genomic segment contains:
- a CDS encoding metal-dependent hydrolase, whose translation MPSVFTHPAVPLAAALALGSEVLPWRLVAVGAALSLLPDLDVLAFRLGVPYGADFGHRGASHSLALAAALSTVFALFHRRMGVPFARAWLFLVACAASHAVMDAFTDGGRGVALFWPWSAERFFAALRPIEAAPLASSRFFSGAGLRVLFSELLWVWLPLLSAAALWRALSSRRRA comes from the coding sequence GTGCCGTCCGTTTTCACCCACCCCGCAGTGCCACTTGCCGCAGCCCTGGCCCTCGGGAGCGAAGTCCTGCCCTGGCGTCTCGTGGCGGTAGGCGCGGCGCTCTCCCTCCTGCCGGACCTTGACGTGCTGGCCTTCCGGCTGGGCGTGCCCTACGGGGCGGACTTCGGGCATCGCGGGGCGAGCCATTCCCTGGCCTTGGCGGCCGCGTTGTCGACGGTCTTCGCGCTGTTCCACCGCCGTATGGGCGTCCCGTTCGCCAGGGCGTGGTTGTTCCTTGTCGCGTGCGCGGCGTCCCACGCCGTGATGGACGCCTTCACGGACGGAGGTCGGGGCGTTGCGCTGTTCTGGCCCTGGAGCGCGGAGCGGTTCTTCGCCGCTTTGCGGCCAATCGAGGCCGCGCCCCTGGCCAGTTCGCGGTTCTTCAGCGGTGCTGGCCTGCGGGTGCTTTTCTCGGAACTGCTTTGGGTCTGGCTGCCGCTCCTGTCTGCCGCTGCGTTATGGCGGGCTCTGTCCTCGCGCCGTCGGGCGTGA